The Opitutaceae bacterium genome window below encodes:
- a CDS encoding S9 family peptidase — translation MHHSFTNIRFMALGFLCLASLSFAATSVPAEFPVEHFFRNPAIAQLRFSPSGKYIAALVPYERRLNLVIMDTEKRTKNLITGFKDFSISSYRWANDDRLVMLLDDDGDEDLLPFAIDRDGKNFTKFDDTKAISSILRRDPNNPRRVLVYSNQTHANRADPCWLDVKTGKITIIARNPGQVRSWVLDGDNVPRFAIDSRTLEETILYRDKAGDDWRTLATFRDGEPRWIPLAFDADNRTVFIRSNEGRKTDAIYRYDTVTHKRGDLVYADPDDRYDMTGVVSFQDDLGRSPIVGVTYVSDRDSIHYFDEAMNRRQRILDEALPGTINRQTSVSGERNQIVVVARSEREPGVYYLFDEERKKIDQLAVVRPHIDPETMAPMKAIRYKARDGLEIEAMLTLPVGRDPHNLPLVIHPHGGPFGIRDEIGFSPEVQLYANRGYAVLQPNYRGSGGYGDWFERLGYRQWGRIMQDDLSDAVKWAVDTGLADPKRVVIAGASYGGYAVMAGLAFTPDLYCAGVNYVGVTNLKLIASQRRSTEDRRAWTRTRVGDLYDDARELEARSPVNFASSIRAPVIMAYGQSDPRVTREHGDDMKAALSRAGKDFEFIIESGEGHGFRKEENSIAFFTQVDRFLKKHVPGAGGN, via the coding sequence ATGCATCATTCCTTCACGAACATCCGCTTCATGGCATTGGGTTTCCTTTGCCTTGCGAGTCTGTCATTCGCCGCAACGTCCGTACCGGCTGAATTTCCGGTGGAGCATTTTTTCCGCAATCCAGCCATCGCCCAGCTCCGCTTTTCGCCGAGCGGAAAGTACATTGCTGCGCTTGTTCCGTATGAACGGCGATTGAATCTGGTCATCATGGACACGGAGAAGCGGACCAAGAATCTGATCACCGGGTTCAAGGACTTCAGCATCTCCTCCTACCGCTGGGCGAATGACGACCGGCTGGTGATGCTGCTGGATGATGATGGCGATGAGGATCTGCTCCCGTTTGCCATCGACCGGGATGGAAAGAACTTCACGAAGTTCGACGATACGAAGGCGATTTCATCGATCCTTCGAAGGGATCCCAACAATCCCCGGCGCGTGCTGGTTTATTCCAACCAGACGCATGCCAATCGGGCCGATCCCTGCTGGCTGGATGTGAAGACCGGCAAGATCACCATCATCGCCAGGAATCCAGGACAGGTGCGGAGCTGGGTTCTTGACGGCGACAACGTTCCCCGTTTTGCGATCGATAGCCGCACGCTGGAAGAGACGATTCTGTATCGCGACAAGGCGGGCGACGATTGGAGAACTCTGGCGACGTTTCGGGATGGAGAGCCGCGATGGATTCCCCTGGCATTCGATGCCGACAATCGCACGGTTTTCATCCGTTCAAATGAGGGACGAAAGACCGATGCGATCTATCGCTATGACACGGTGACCCACAAGCGGGGTGATCTCGTCTATGCGGACCCCGACGATCGGTACGACATGACTGGCGTGGTTTCCTTCCAGGATGATCTGGGGCGCAGTCCGATTGTCGGGGTGACCTATGTTTCAGATCGTGACAGCATCCATTATTTCGACGAGGCGATGAACCGAAGGCAGCGAATCCTTGATGAAGCCCTGCCTGGCACAATCAACCGCCAGACGTCCGTGAGTGGCGAACGGAATCAGATTGTTGTGGTTGCACGGTCGGAGCGGGAACCCGGAGTCTACTATCTCTTCGACGAGGAGCGAAAGAAGATCGATCAACTGGCGGTCGTTCGGCCGCACATCGATCCGGAGACCATGGCGCCGATGAAGGCGATTCGCTACAAGGCGCGGGATGGCCTCGAGATCGAGGCCATGCTGACGCTTCCCGTCGGGCGCGATCCGCACAATCTGCCGCTGGTGATCCATCCCCATGGAGGCCCCTTTGGCATCCGGGATGAAATCGGATTCAGCCCCGAGGTTCAGCTCTATGCCAACCGCGGCTATGCGGTCCTCCAGCCCAACTATCGCGGCTCGGGCGGGTATGGGGACTGGTTTGAGCGGCTCGGGTACCGGCAGTGGGGGCGGATCATGCAGGACGATCTGAGCGACGCCGTGAAATGGGCGGTCGATACCGGGCTGGCGGATCCCAAACGGGTGGTGATCGCAGGTGCGAGTTATGGCGGCTATGCGGTCATGGCCGGCCTTGCCTTTACTCCCGATCTGTACTGCGCCGGGGTCAATTATGTCGGCGTGACGAATCTCAAGCTGATCGCCTCGCAGCGACGCTCGACCGAGGATCGCCGTGCCTGGACGCGGACTCGCGTTGGGGATCTTTACGACGATGCCAGGGAGCTTGAGGCTCGCTCGCCAGTGAACTTTGCCTCCTCCATTCGTGCGCCGGTCATCATGGCCTACGGTCAGTCTGATCCCCGGGTGACCCGTGAACATGGCGATGACATGAAGGCCGCCCTTTCAAGAGCGGGCAAGGACTTCGAATTCATCATCGAATCCGGAGAGGGTCATGGGTTCCGGAAAGAGGAGAACTCCATCGCGTTCTTCACGCAGGTGGACCGCTTCCTCAAGAAGCATGTGCCCGGTGCCGGTGGCAATTGA
- a CDS encoding TonB-dependent receptor produces the protein MNYLRLSGLVTDRAFSAKAIFADRYSSKIALALIAMTVGAGTEVQAQTQPTTNDPSKTEHVKMEKFEVTGSRIKRLDAETPQPVVTFSSEEIKMGGFTSLGDFVQSLPFNTGSTNSIVQTASFTRGAATVNPRGLGSNRFLVLVNGRRSVGYALTNSNNQSVFDFNSIPLAAIDQITYLKDGASAIYGSDAVTGVMDIKLKRNYSGLRVDLLGGNTLGHDTFTKETSVLVGAQTGKTSIVMVASYVGANDNFIRDFDRSKTTDYSSHAPKGTNQNSSANWPANLNLSAAQAAAAGFTTGGGTYALTGGKPTANPVKSQFALANPLTNANRYDFAQTYQLFPPFDYYGVYANIKHEISDSLYFFGEVIYSNNQTNFSFTPSVIQSTQNAGTGPTGLLNIPPTNPYNPLGINITNFLYRTNFGPARKFDTKSSAVTYLMGVGGDIDDNWSWEVGASLGRGDVTTTARNQIRAVDLQRALDGTTRQTALNPFGPSDNQSLVDNLFTISNSVYAAKAEMLDATVTGNLFELPGGDIGVAIGSEYRKDMIKQDPDTSAYVGSGGGTPYRGDRTIFSAYVEATFPITRQIEVQAAGRFEDYSDFGTTTKPKIGAKFKLPPTKIVDVLLRASFSQSFKAPDMGRLFTAATTAFTSTTRTDPKRPQDPATQMRIITSGNADLKPEEADIWYGGAVFDVKAVKGLSLSVDYFKFEIDDVISSPSDTTLLAREDQFPGAVVRDNTQGNPGPILYLRRVPFNVAKQWYSGVDFEAKYDLRNTRVGDFLFTLNTTRTLSIKSNSGIRDASGNLPDDFENVGLYNNPKWNGSASASWAYKDYGSAVRVNYIGAYFNDAYTAAGWGENAVTTVNAQFSYKGFWDTKATIGVNNVFDKEPPFNGYESSSFDQSTYGRIGLGRFIYLRLEKEF, from the coding sequence ATGAACTACCTCCGTCTGTCGGGGTTGGTTACGGATCGCGCATTTTCAGCCAAAGCGATCTTTGCCGACCGTTATAGCAGCAAAATAGCATTGGCGCTTATCGCCATGACCGTGGGTGCTGGAACTGAAGTTCAGGCACAAACGCAGCCAACCACCAACGATCCATCGAAGACTGAACATGTTAAGATGGAAAAGTTTGAGGTGACAGGATCGCGCATCAAGCGCCTGGATGCGGAAACGCCACAACCCGTGGTGACCTTTAGCTCGGAAGAGATCAAGATGGGTGGCTTCACGAGTTTGGGCGATTTCGTGCAGAGCCTTCCGTTCAACACCGGCTCCACCAACTCGATCGTTCAAACCGCCTCGTTTACGCGTGGCGCGGCCACGGTCAATCCGCGCGGCCTTGGCAGCAACCGGTTCCTGGTGCTGGTCAATGGACGCCGTTCAGTTGGCTACGCACTGACGAATTCAAACAATCAGTCGGTGTTTGACTTCAATTCGATACCGCTGGCAGCGATCGATCAAATCACCTACCTTAAGGACGGTGCATCCGCGATTTACGGATCTGATGCCGTGACGGGTGTGATGGACATCAAACTTAAGCGCAATTACAGCGGCCTTCGCGTCGATTTGCTCGGTGGCAACACCCTCGGTCACGATACCTTCACGAAGGAAACCTCGGTCCTGGTGGGTGCCCAAACCGGCAAGACCTCTATCGTCATGGTGGCCAGCTACGTTGGAGCGAATGACAACTTCATTCGGGACTTCGACCGCTCCAAGACGACCGACTATTCCAGTCATGCTCCCAAGGGCACAAACCAGAACAGCTCTGCAAACTGGCCGGCAAATCTCAATCTGTCCGCTGCGCAGGCGGCCGCAGCAGGGTTCACCACGGGAGGCGGCACCTATGCGCTGACGGGAGGCAAACCGACTGCGAACCCGGTGAAGTCGCAGTTTGCCTTGGCGAACCCATTGACCAATGCGAACCGCTATGACTTCGCGCAGACCTATCAGCTTTTCCCTCCCTTTGATTACTACGGCGTCTACGCGAACATTAAGCATGAAATCAGCGACAGCCTGTACTTCTTTGGAGAGGTTATCTACAGCAACAACCAAACGAATTTCTCATTCACGCCGTCGGTGATCCAGAGCACGCAGAATGCGGGAACCGGACCCACGGGCCTCCTGAACATTCCCCCGACCAACCCCTACAATCCCCTTGGGATCAACATCACCAACTTCCTTTACCGGACAAACTTTGGTCCTGCCCGCAAGTTCGACACGAAGAGCTCTGCAGTCACCTATTTGATGGGTGTGGGTGGTGACATTGATGACAATTGGAGCTGGGAGGTTGGCGCCTCGCTCGGTCGCGGCGACGTTACGACGACCGCCCGGAATCAGATCCGTGCAGTGGACCTTCAGCGGGCGCTTGATGGCACGACACGCCAGACTGCCCTGAATCCATTCGGCCCTTCCGACAATCAGAGCCTCGTCGACAACTTGTTCACGATTTCCAATTCCGTGTATGCGGCAAAGGCGGAGATGCTGGATGCCACTGTCACCGGAAACCTGTTTGAACTGCCCGGCGGCGACATCGGAGTGGCCATCGGCAGCGAGTATCGCAAGGACATGATAAAGCAGGATCCCGATACCTCAGCCTATGTCGGATCGGGCGGAGGCACGCCCTACCGCGGTGACCGGACCATTTTCTCCGCCTATGTGGAGGCAACCTTCCCCATCACCCGCCAAATCGAAGTCCAGGCGGCGGGCCGCTTTGAGGATTACAGCGATTTTGGCACCACGACCAAGCCAAAGATCGGTGCCAAGTTCAAGCTGCCTCCGACAAAGATCGTGGATGTTCTCCTGCGCGCATCATTCTCACAATCCTTCAAGGCGCCGGACATGGGCCGCCTGTTCACCGCCGCCACGACAGCGTTTACGTCCACAACCCGCACGGACCCCAAGCGTCCGCAGGATCCCGCCACCCAGATGAGGATCATCACCTCGGGCAATGCCGACCTCAAACCGGAGGAAGCAGACATCTGGTACGGTGGAGCCGTGTTTGACGTTAAGGCTGTGAAGGGACTGTCCCTCTCGGTCGACTACTTCAAATTCGAGATCGATGACGTGATTTCCTCGCCGTCCGACACAACCCTGCTCGCGCGCGAAGACCAGTTCCCCGGAGCGGTTGTGCGTGACAACACCCAGGGAAATCCCGGCCCGATCCTCTACCTCCGCCGCGTTCCCTTCAATGTCGCGAAACAGTGGTATTCGGGAGTGGATTTTGAGGCGAAGTATGACCTCCGCAACACGCGCGTGGGTGATTTCCTTTTCACCCTCAACACGACACGCACCTTGAGCATCAAGTCGAATTCGGGCATCCGTGATGCCAGCGGCAACCTGCCCGACGATTTTGAGAATGTCGGTTTGTACAACAATCCGAAGTGGAATGGCTCAGCGTCCGCGTCCTGGGCCTACAAGGACTATGGTTCCGCGGTTCGCGTGAACTATATCGGCGCGTACTTCAACGATGCCTATACGGCTGCAGGCTGGGGTGAGAATGCTGTCACCACGGTTAATGCCCAGTTTTCCTACAAGGGCTTCTGGGACACGAAGGCAACCATCGGCGTCAACAATGTCTTCGACAAGGAACCCCCATTCAATGGCTATGAGTCGTCGAGCTTTGACCAGAGCACCTATGGCCGCATCGGCCTCGGGCGCTTCATCTATCTCCGGCTTGAAAAGGAATTCTAG